A window of Miscanthus floridulus cultivar M001 chromosome 12, ASM1932011v1, whole genome shotgun sequence genomic DNA:
GGTTCGTGGAATAGTAACACAAATGAAAATAATGTCCAAAGCTTTGATTCTACGTTTGTGTGGAGAATTTATGGCGTTGTTTCCGAGATTGACACATCATGTAAAATGAATTGAAACTTAGATGAAACATCAACCCTCAATGCATAGTTTCTATAGTTTTATGGACATTTAATTTTATGACTCATATAGAGTTTGTAGAGAGCTTCATCTAGGTGAAATTCGtttcttctctcttcttaaaAACATTATCATACCATCCAAAACGTCTATCTGACCGACAATTAATAAATAGAAATAAAACTCACATAGAACTTCTACCGAGACTAATCTTACCAAACAGCACCTTAAAATCCCACGTGCAGCATGCAGCCTCTGATTGTTGGGATCATCAGTTTTTTCCTCGCAaagggagaaaaaaaaaagttgggTGCTAGTGCTAGCTGATCGTTGTTGGGTTGCGACGTGGCGCTTGCGCGTGGTGGGGTGCGGTGCGACACCGCGGCGCGCGGACCGTTGTAACGGACTAACGGTATCTTTGCAGCAATATGGGTCGAAGACTCCACGTTGAAGGAAGCCAAAGGGATTTTCATGGAAGCTCACAATCGGGGTTCCGATGTCGTGGTGCGCACGGCAGCAGCTGACCACACACTCCTGTCGGAGTCAATGGCGCCGGCCAGTCGGCCACCACGCGCAAGCGGCGGTGCTGGCTGCTAGCCGGCCGGTCGACGCGAGCTGGGACCAGCTGATGATGCCGTTGAGATGGTTAGCCAGCTAGCGTGTTGACGAGTCGCTCCATCTGATTATTTGGCCCAGCCCTTACCTACCGTAATATCGGTCGTGCCTATCACAATGCTGTGTGGTCAGGTGtatatatagtttttatttagtaattttCAGTCCTATTATCTTGAATTGGAAGCAAATACTAATTCTGGATGACAAATAAATTAAAGCTCCCCTTCCTGTGTGCTGCCGAAAATGTCATGTGATGCGTATTTGACTTGCCTAATAATTTCCTGGTTCGGtgataataaattaattaatttgGTGCACGGTTCTTGCTAGAGGGTAACAATCAAGCCATCAAGGTACGCATGATGCATGCCGACCAGCCTCTTCTCCCGAAAAGACGCGGAAATTACATCGCAACTCACATCTTATTCTttagtttttttctctctttaTATGTTGTCAAACAAACAACTGGTACTCTTGTATAGTTGTATCTATCATcaatcaaaagaagaagaagaagaagaaaatttgTACGgaatcatctctctctctctctcgaaaaGATGACTTCTCTAAATCAGTTGACCTATATCTAGCCATACATGGCTGATCGACAACCTCTTCcaatataaatatataatatatatacacacattcaTATATATCTCCAGACTCCATCTCATCTTCCTCAGCGTGTTTAGTTTCGATCAAAGCGTAAGGAGCCGCTTGCAGGCAAGAAACCAGCATTACCTACCTACGGTTACGTACGGAGCCACAAACTAAACTACCTGGAGTAGTACGGACGACGTAGCCATTAGCCAACCATTCAGCTGCGTCCAAGTGTGTGATCTCCAGGCCATCAGCTGCTTACGTGGTACGTGATCGTCGTGACCAAAAATGTctgccacggcggcggcggcggcggcgtcgctgTTCGAGGCCCTGGACAAGGACGGCGACGGCAAGGTGTCGGCGTCGGAGCTGCGCAGATGCGCGGCGGCGCCGCTCGACGAGGAGGAGGCCGCGGCCGTGCTCGCGGCGGCGGACGCCGACGGGGACGGCCTGCTGGACCGCGACGAGTTCCTCGGGCTGGCCCGcgaggcggctgcggcggcggaccagcaggccgacgacgacgacgcgggcGGCAGCAGGCGGCGGTGCCTCAGGGTGGCGTTCGGGATGTTCGCGGATGCGGACGACGGGGGCCGCCAGGGGGCGGCGGAGCAGAAGGAGCAGTGCATCACGCCGGCGAGCCTGCAGCGGATGCTCGGGCGGCTGATGGGCGCGAATAAGCAGTTGCAGCTGGCCTTGGACCTGGACGAGTGCAGGGCCATGATCTGCAGGTTCGATCTCGATGGCGATGGCGTCATCTCTTTCGAAGAGTTCAGGGTCATGATGCATGATGGCCTCTTATGATACGAATACGATCCTTCGTTGTTCGTACATTTTTTGGGATGAATTTTGAACTATATACATTCGTACAGCTTTTATGTCAAAATGTGCACATGTGAATTTGACGTATTACTACCACCTCCACAATACAGTAATTAATTTTATCGCGTTCTAGCTACTCTCTCGTACAATAAAGTTGATGGTCATCATTGTTTATCAGTAAGATAGTAGCTCGCAAGCCCGCAC
This region includes:
- the LOC136498491 gene encoding probable calcium-binding protein CML25/26 — its product is MSATAAAAAASLFEALDKDGDGKVSASELRRCAAAPLDEEEAAAVLAAADADGDGLLDRDEFLGLAREAAAAADQQADDDDAGGSRRRCLRVAFGMFADADDGGRQGAAEQKEQCITPASLQRMLGRLMGANKQLQLALDLDECRAMICRFDLDGDGVISFEEFRVMMHDGLL